The proteins below are encoded in one region of Ochotona princeps isolate mOchPri1 chromosome 24, mOchPri1.hap1, whole genome shotgun sequence:
- the GPRC5B gene encoding G-protein coupled receptor family C group 5 member B isoform X2: protein MRTHQVLACLLLLMVTSVASENASTSRGCGLDLLPQYVSLCDLDAVWGIVVEAVAGAGALITLLLVFILMVRLPCVRDKEKRKPACLLFLFLLGTLGLFGLTFAFIIRMDETICSVRRFLWGVLFALCFSCLLSQTWRVRRLVRQGSSPAGWQLVSLALCLMMVQVIIATEWLVLTVLRDTKPSCAYEPMDFVMALIYDMVLLAAALGQSLFTLCGKFHRWKLNGAFLLITSFLSMLIWVAWMSMYLFGNTMLHQEEAWNDPTLAITLVASGWIFVVFHAIPEVHCTLLPPLQENPPNYFDTAHSRMRQTAFDDMHLPRTYMENKAFSMDEQSSARRSARFSNGSLGKKHSGSIGKKRSGSLGRKTSSGSSSIGKKHAGGEGSSGGGSGGSMGKKHGAGLGHRPSAPFRSNVYQPTEMAVVLNGGTIPTAPPSHTGRHHW from the exons ATGAGGACCCACCAGGTGCTCGCCTGCCTCCTGCTCCTGATGGTCACCTCTGTGGCCTCGGAAAACGCCAGCACGTCCCGGGGTTGCGGGCTGGACCTCCTCCCTCAGTATGTGTCCCTGTGTGACCTGGATGCTGTCTGGGGCATCGTGGTGGAGGCAGTGGCCGGGGCGGGTGCCCTGATCACGCTGCTCCTGGTGTTCATCCTGATGGTGCGGCTGCCATGCGTACGGGACAAGGAGAAGAGGAAGCCGGCCTGcctgctgtttctcttcctcctggGCACCCTGGGCCTCTTCGGACTGACCTTCGCCTTCATCATCCGCATGGACGAGACCATCTGCTCCGTGCGCCGCTTCCTCTGGGGCGTGCTGTTCGCGCTGTGCTTCTCCTGCTTGCTCAGCCAGACATGGCGTGTGCGGAGGCTGGTGCGCCAGGGCTCGAGCCCGGCAGGGTGGCAGCTGGTGAGCCTGGCACTGTGCCTGATGATGGTGCAGGTCATCATCGCCACCGAGTGGTTGGTGCTGACTGTGCTGCGGGACACGAAGCCATCCTGTGCGTACGAGCCCATGGACTTCGTCATGGCCCTCATTTACGACATGGTGCTGCTGGCCGCCGCCCTGGGGCAGTCCCTCTTCACGCTGTGTGGCAAGTTCCACCGGTGGAAGCTGAATGGGGCCTTCCTCCTCATCACCTCCTTCCTCTCAATGCTCATCTGGGTGGCTTGGATGTCCATGTACCTCTTTGGCAACACCATGCTGCACCAGGAAGAGGCGTGGAACGATCCGACCTTGGCCATCACGCTGGTGGCCAGCGGCTGGATCTTCGTCGTCTTCCATGCCATCCCTGAGGTCCACTGCACCCTCCTGCCACCCCTGCAGGAAAACCCACCCAACTATTTTGATACGGCGCACTCGAGGATGCGGCAGACAGCATTCGATGACATGCACCTGCCACGCACCTATATGGAGAACAAAGCCTTCTCCATGGACGAGCAAAGCTCAG CTCGCCGGTCAGCAAGATTTTCCAATGGCAGCTTGGGGAAAAAGCACAGTGGCAGCATAGGGAAGAAACGcagtggcagcttggggaggaagaccagcagcggcagcagcagcatagGCAAGAAGCACGCTGGCGGAGAGGGTAGCAGTGGTGGCGGCAGTGGCGGCAGCATGGGCAAGAAACATGGCGCAGGCTTGGGGCACAGACCCAGCGCTCCATTTAGAAGCAACGTGTACCAGCCGACCGAGATGGCCGTGGTCCTCAACGGGGGCACT ATCCCCACCGCTCCGCCATCTCACACTGGAAGACACCACTGGTGA
- the GPRC5B gene encoding G-protein coupled receptor family C group 5 member B isoform X1 has translation MRTHQVLACLLLLMVTSVASENASTSRGCGLDLLPQYVSLCDLDAVWGIVVEAVAGAGALITLLLVFILMVRLPCVRDKEKRKPACLLFLFLLGTLGLFGLTFAFIIRMDETICSVRRFLWGVLFALCFSCLLSQTWRVRRLVRQGSSPAGWQLVSLALCLMMVQVIIATEWLVLTVLRDTKPSCAYEPMDFVMALIYDMVLLAAALGQSLFTLCGKFHRWKLNGAFLLITSFLSMLIWVAWMSMYLFGNTMLHQEEAWNDPTLAITLVASGWIFVVFHAIPEVHCTLLPPLQENPPNYFDTAHSRMRQTAFDDMHLPRTYMENKAFSMDEQSSARRSARFSNGSLGKKHSGSIGKKRSGSLGRKTSSGSSSIGKKHAGGEGSSGGGSGGSMGKKHGAGLGHRPSAPFRSNVYQPTEMAVVLNGGTDVTAHPRALESFGVTWCAGAPALPTPAEGSSSPGC, from the exons ATGAGGACCCACCAGGTGCTCGCCTGCCTCCTGCTCCTGATGGTCACCTCTGTGGCCTCGGAAAACGCCAGCACGTCCCGGGGTTGCGGGCTGGACCTCCTCCCTCAGTATGTGTCCCTGTGTGACCTGGATGCTGTCTGGGGCATCGTGGTGGAGGCAGTGGCCGGGGCGGGTGCCCTGATCACGCTGCTCCTGGTGTTCATCCTGATGGTGCGGCTGCCATGCGTACGGGACAAGGAGAAGAGGAAGCCGGCCTGcctgctgtttctcttcctcctggGCACCCTGGGCCTCTTCGGACTGACCTTCGCCTTCATCATCCGCATGGACGAGACCATCTGCTCCGTGCGCCGCTTCCTCTGGGGCGTGCTGTTCGCGCTGTGCTTCTCCTGCTTGCTCAGCCAGACATGGCGTGTGCGGAGGCTGGTGCGCCAGGGCTCGAGCCCGGCAGGGTGGCAGCTGGTGAGCCTGGCACTGTGCCTGATGATGGTGCAGGTCATCATCGCCACCGAGTGGTTGGTGCTGACTGTGCTGCGGGACACGAAGCCATCCTGTGCGTACGAGCCCATGGACTTCGTCATGGCCCTCATTTACGACATGGTGCTGCTGGCCGCCGCCCTGGGGCAGTCCCTCTTCACGCTGTGTGGCAAGTTCCACCGGTGGAAGCTGAATGGGGCCTTCCTCCTCATCACCTCCTTCCTCTCAATGCTCATCTGGGTGGCTTGGATGTCCATGTACCTCTTTGGCAACACCATGCTGCACCAGGAAGAGGCGTGGAACGATCCGACCTTGGCCATCACGCTGGTGGCCAGCGGCTGGATCTTCGTCGTCTTCCATGCCATCCCTGAGGTCCACTGCACCCTCCTGCCACCCCTGCAGGAAAACCCACCCAACTATTTTGATACGGCGCACTCGAGGATGCGGCAGACAGCATTCGATGACATGCACCTGCCACGCACCTATATGGAGAACAAAGCCTTCTCCATGGACGAGCAAAGCTCAG CTCGCCGGTCAGCAAGATTTTCCAATGGCAGCTTGGGGAAAAAGCACAGTGGCAGCATAGGGAAGAAACGcagtggcagcttggggaggaagaccagcagcggcagcagcagcatagGCAAGAAGCACGCTGGCGGAGAGGGTAGCAGTGGTGGCGGCAGTGGCGGCAGCATGGGCAAGAAACATGGCGCAGGCTTGGGGCACAGACCCAGCGCTCCATTTAGAAGCAACGTGTACCAGCCGACCGAGATGGCCGTGGTCCTCAACGGGGGCACT GACGTGACTGCCCACCCCCGCGCTCTGGAGTCCTTTGGAGTGACTTGGTGTGCAGGAGCCCCCGCCCTCCCCACTCCTGCAGAAGGGAGCAGTTCACCCGGTTGTTAA